One part of the Nitrospira sp. genome encodes these proteins:
- a CDS encoding PilZ domain-containing protein, with protein MQPRCRTRIPVGYPANIQTDNGTGEGVLLDLSPTGCRMRSDIDLNAGAYLALEIAVAQESAPLGVEVSVVRWCKDGYLGVEFLRYSQGVRERVTDLLTASSQTDILVYPDYATASLSAIAS; from the coding sequence ATGCAACCACGATGTCGCACTCGAATCCCCGTCGGCTACCCGGCGAATATCCAAACTGATAACGGGACCGGCGAAGGAGTCCTCCTCGACCTCTCGCCCACCGGCTGCAGGATGAGGAGCGACATCGACCTGAATGCCGGGGCCTATCTCGCCCTCGAGATTGCCGTGGCGCAGGAGTCCGCCCCGCTGGGGGTGGAAGTCTCTGTCGTACGCTGGTGTAAAGACGGCTACCTGGGCGTGGAGTTTCTTCGATACAGTCAGGGGGTCCGGGAACGAGTCACAGATCTTCTCACCGCCTCGTCACAGACAGACATCCTCGTCTATCCGGACTACGCAACCGCCTCGCTGAGCGCGATCGCTTCCTAA
- a CDS encoding multidrug efflux RND transporter permease subunit yields MNISAPFIHRPVATTLLTIGVTLVGLVAFRFLPVASLPQVEFPTINVSATLPGGSPETMATSVAAPLEHQFTRIAGVTEMTSTSMLGSANITLQFDLSRNIDGAARDVQAAIMAARSELPTTLPNSPTYRKINPADAPILILSLTSDLVSRGRMYDVASSVLQQKLSQIDGVGQVTVGGGSLPAIRVDLNPTALNSYGIGLGDVRRMLSSTNVNRPKGQLSDGQRTWEVRANDQLHTVEDYLPLIVSYREGRAVRLSDVATVEQSVEDLRTSGVANGVPAVLIIINRQPGANIIETVDRVRALLPQLEASIPGSMTLKVVVDRTPVIRASLHDVERTLAISVCLVILVVFVFLRDVRATLIPCVAVPVSLISTFGVMYLFDYSLDNLSLMALTIATGFVVDDAIVVLENISRYREQGMDPMQAALRGAREITFTVLSMTISLVAVFLPILFMGGMMGRLFREFAVTLSVAILVSLVVSLTTTPMMCARVLKADTGKTHGRWYRISERFFEGLRSGYAGSLGWVLRHPRSMLVVTLATMAFSIYLYTIVPKGFFPQQDTGRMFGNIQAAQDISFQAMRQKLTEVVEIIKSDPAVDTVTGFSGGGVSGNTNAGRMFISLKPLEERELSVDQVIARLRPKLAKVTGAPTVLQAIQDLRIGGRASSAQYQYTLQSVDLAELNTWAPKVERQLRTLPEITDVNSDQQDKGLQSLVVFDRSTASRLGISPQLIDDTLYDAFGQRQVSIMYTPLNQYHVVMEVAPQYWQNPSTLQEIYVRSPAGAQVPLSAVTRYEPTNTLLLVNHQGQFPGVTLSFNMAPGASLGDAVAAIDKATREMGLPAGVRGTFQGAAKAFQASVDNQPFLILAALVTVYIVLGILYESYIHPLTILSTLPSAGVGALLALLLFKTELSMIALIGIILLIGIVKKNAIMMIDFALDAERKEGKTPEEAIYEACLLRFRPIMMTTLAALFGALPLALGTGVGSELRRPLGIAIVGGLLVSQLLTLYTTPVIYLYLDRLRLRVSRMRTGRGMGRPLPQSTQLPDVQG; encoded by the coding sequence GTGAATATCTCGGCGCCGTTCATTCACCGTCCGGTTGCCACCACGTTGTTGACCATCGGGGTCACGCTCGTCGGTCTCGTCGCGTTCCGCTTCCTGCCCGTCGCCTCGCTCCCGCAAGTCGAGTTCCCGACCATCAATGTCTCGGCCACGTTGCCGGGCGGCAGCCCGGAAACCATGGCCACCTCGGTGGCGGCTCCGCTGGAACATCAGTTCACGCGCATCGCCGGTGTGACGGAGATGACTTCCACGAGCATGCTGGGGTCCGCGAATATCACGCTGCAATTCGACCTGAGCCGCAATATCGACGGTGCCGCGCGCGACGTGCAGGCCGCCATCATGGCGGCGCGGAGCGAACTGCCGACGACCCTTCCGAACAGCCCGACGTACCGGAAGATCAATCCGGCCGATGCACCGATCCTGATCCTGTCGCTGACATCCGATCTGGTCAGCCGGGGCCGCATGTACGATGTGGCGTCCAGCGTGCTTCAGCAGAAACTCTCGCAGATCGACGGGGTGGGGCAGGTCACGGTGGGTGGCGGATCGCTCCCCGCGATCCGCGTCGATCTGAATCCCACGGCGTTGAACAGTTACGGGATCGGACTCGGCGACGTCCGCCGGATGTTGAGCAGCACCAACGTGAATCGTCCCAAGGGCCAGTTGTCCGACGGGCAGCGGACCTGGGAGGTGCGGGCCAACGATCAGCTCCATACGGTGGAGGATTATCTACCGTTGATCGTGAGCTATCGGGAGGGGCGGGCGGTGCGGCTTTCGGACGTGGCGACGGTCGAACAGTCGGTGGAGGATCTGCGCACGAGCGGCGTCGCGAACGGCGTTCCAGCGGTGCTCATCATCATCAACCGGCAGCCGGGCGCCAACATCATCGAGACGGTCGACCGCGTCCGGGCGTTGCTCCCTCAATTGGAGGCGTCGATTCCCGGGAGCATGACGTTGAAGGTCGTGGTGGACCGCACTCCGGTCATTCGCGCCTCGCTGCACGACGTCGAACGGACGCTCGCGATTTCCGTCTGTCTTGTGATCCTGGTGGTCTTTGTGTTTTTGCGAGATGTCCGGGCCACGCTGATTCCCTGCGTGGCGGTGCCGGTCTCGCTGATCAGCACGTTCGGCGTGATGTATCTCTTCGACTATAGCCTCGACAATCTCTCGCTGATGGCGCTCACGATCGCGACGGGGTTTGTGGTGGACGATGCCATCGTCGTGCTGGAAAACATCAGCCGGTATCGGGAGCAGGGCATGGATCCGATGCAGGCGGCGCTGCGCGGTGCGCGCGAGATCACGTTTACCGTGCTGTCGATGACCATCTCGCTCGTGGCCGTCTTCCTCCCGATTCTCTTCATGGGCGGCATGATGGGACGGCTGTTCCGGGAGTTTGCCGTCACGCTCTCCGTGGCGATTCTCGTCTCGCTGGTCGTGTCGTTGACCACCACGCCCATGATGTGCGCCCGTGTGCTCAAAGCCGACACCGGCAAGACCCATGGGAGATGGTACCGGATCAGCGAACGGTTCTTTGAGGGGCTGCGCAGCGGCTATGCCGGCAGTCTCGGCTGGGTGCTCCGCCATCCGCGCAGCATGCTCGTGGTGACGCTGGCGACGATGGCGTTCAGCATCTATCTCTATACCATCGTGCCCAAGGGCTTCTTCCCCCAGCAGGATACGGGCCGCATGTTCGGGAACATTCAGGCCGCCCAGGACATCTCATTTCAGGCCATGCGGCAGAAACTCACCGAGGTCGTCGAGATTATCAAGAGCGATCCAGCCGTCGACACGGTCACGGGATTCAGCGGCGGAGGAGTCAGCGGGAATACCAATGCCGGCCGTATGTTCATCTCGCTGAAACCGCTCGAAGAGCGGGAGCTCAGCGTGGATCAGGTGATCGCCCGGCTGCGTCCCAAGCTGGCCAAGGTGACGGGTGCGCCGACGGTGCTGCAGGCCATTCAGGACCTGCGAATCGGCGGGCGCGCCAGCAGCGCGCAATATCAGTACACATTGCAAAGCGTGGATCTCGCCGAGCTGAACACCTGGGCGCCCAAGGTCGAGCGTCAGTTGCGCACGCTGCCGGAAATCACCGACGTGAACAGCGATCAGCAGGACAAGGGACTGCAATCCCTCGTGGTGTTCGATCGCAGCACGGCTTCCCGGCTGGGGATCAGTCCCCAGCTGATTGACGATACGCTTTACGATGCATTCGGCCAGCGGCAGGTCTCCATCATGTATACGCCGCTCAACCAGTATCACGTCGTGATGGAGGTGGCCCCGCAATATTGGCAGAACCCCTCGACGCTGCAGGAAATATATGTGCGGTCCCCGGCGGGGGCGCAGGTGCCGCTCAGTGCCGTGACGCGTTACGAACCGACAAACACGCTGCTCCTCGTCAACCATCAGGGGCAGTTCCCTGGCGTGACGCTGTCGTTCAATATGGCTCCGGGAGCGTCGTTGGGCGATGCGGTCGCGGCGATCGACAAGGCGACGCGGGAGATGGGGCTTCCGGCCGGCGTCCGGGGGACCTTTCAGGGCGCGGCCAAAGCGTTTCAGGCGTCCGTCGACAACCAGCCCTTTCTCATTCTTGCCGCGCTGGTGACGGTCTACATCGTGTTGGGGATTCTCTATGAGAGTTACATCCATCCCTTGACGATCCTTTCCACGCTGCCGTCCGCGGGAGTGGGCGCGCTGCTCGCGTTGCTTCTGTTTAAGACGGAGCTGAGCATGATCGCGCTGATCGGGATCATTCTATTGATCGGCATCGTCAAGAAGAACGCCATCATGATGATCGACTTCGCGCTGGACGCGGAGCGCAAGGAAGGGAAGACACCGGAAGAGGCGATTTACGAGGCCTGTCTGTTGCGGTTCAGGCCGATCATGATGACCACGCTGGCGGCCCTCTTCGGCGCCCTGCCGTTGGCGCTGGGGACGGGCGTCGGGTCGGAATTGCGTCGGCCGTTGGGTATCGCCATCGTCGGCGGGCTCCTCGTGAGCCAGTTGCTCACGCTCTACACGACGCCGGTCATCTATCTTTACCTCGACCGATTGCGTTTGAGAGTTTCACGAATGCGCACCGGCCGCGGAATGGGCAGGCCGCTTCCGCAGAGCACTCAGTTGCCAGATGTCCAAGGCTAA